From one Mycolicibacterium sp. HK-90 genomic stretch:
- a CDS encoding urease accessory protein UreF has product MYSLATLLTLADSRLPTGGHVHSGGVEEAVTSGLLNDVATVRAYLVRRIRTSGLVAASVAVAVHTGRLDPEAADAETDARTPAPAARDASRAQGRGLVRLARRVWPQQAWDALGPRPHLPVAAGAVGVAAQLEPGQTALSVVYTTMTGSATAAQRLLALDPADVAALTFELSGLCDTMAAEAVAGLADLSDPLLDVLAQRHTERDRPLFVS; this is encoded by the coding sequence ATGTACAGCCTGGCAACACTTCTGACCCTCGCCGATTCGAGGTTGCCGACCGGCGGCCATGTGCATTCCGGCGGTGTCGAGGAGGCGGTCACCAGCGGGCTGCTCAACGACGTCGCCACGGTGCGCGCTTACCTGGTCCGGCGCATCCGTACCAGCGGCCTGGTGGCCGCGTCGGTGGCGGTGGCGGTTCACACCGGTCGTCTGGATCCCGAGGCCGCCGACGCCGAGACCGACGCCCGCACACCGGCACCGGCGGCGCGTGACGCGTCCCGGGCGCAGGGCCGCGGCCTGGTCCGGCTGGCCCGGCGGGTCTGGCCGCAGCAGGCGTGGGACGCACTCGGGCCGCGGCCTCATCTGCCGGTCGCCGCGGGCGCGGTCGGGGTCGCCGCGCAACTGGAACCCGGGCAGACCGCGCTGTCGGTGGTCTACACCACGATGACCGGGTCGGCCACGGCCGCGCAGCGGTTGCTCGCACTGGACCCCGCCGACGTCGCGGCACTGACCTTCGAGCTGTCGGGGTTGTGCGACACGATGGCCGCCGAGGCCGTCGCCGGTCTGGCCGATCTGTCCGACCCGTTGCTCGACGTGCTGGCGCAGCGGCACACCGAACGCGACCGGCCCCTGTTCGTCTCGTAA
- a CDS encoding urease subunit alpha, with protein sequence MTELTRARYAALFGPTTGDRIRLADTDLFVEITEDRSGGPGLAGDEAVFGGGKVLRESMGQSRATRADGAPDTVITGAVIIDHWGIIKADIGIRDGRIVGIGKAGNPDIMTGVHPALVVGPSTEIIAGNGRILTAGAIDCHVHLICPQLMDEALGGGITTIVAGGTGPAEGSKATTVTPGSWHLARMLESLDSWPLNVALLGKGNTVSAEAMWEQLRGGAAGFKLHEDWGTTPAAIDACLTVAEAAGVQVNIHTDTLNEAGFVEDTLAAIKGRGIHAYHTEGAGGGHAPDIITVASHPNVLPSSTNPTRPHTVNTLDEHLDMLMVCHHLNPSVPEDLAFAESRIRPSTIAAEDLLHDIGAISMIGSDSQAMGRIGEVVLRTWQTAHVMKRRRGALEGDGPADNTRARRYVAKYTICPAIAHGLDDEVGSVEVGKLADLVLWEPAFFGVRPHAVLKGGMIAWAAMGDANASIPTPQPVLPRPMFGAAPAAAAATSVYFVAPQAIEDGLADRLDIRRKLAAVKNVRQVGKAQMPLNDALPRIEVEPDTFTVRIDGQVWPEQPAVELPMAQRYFLF encoded by the coding sequence GTGACGGAACTGACCCGGGCCCGCTACGCGGCGTTGTTCGGACCGACCACCGGCGACCGGATCCGGTTGGCCGACACCGACCTGTTCGTCGAGATCACCGAGGACCGCAGCGGCGGACCGGGTCTGGCCGGCGACGAGGCGGTGTTCGGCGGCGGCAAGGTGCTGCGCGAGTCGATGGGGCAGTCGAGGGCCACCCGGGCCGACGGAGCGCCCGACACCGTCATCACCGGCGCGGTGATCATCGATCACTGGGGAATCATCAAGGCCGACATCGGGATCCGTGACGGCCGCATCGTCGGCATCGGCAAGGCCGGCAACCCCGACATCATGACCGGCGTACACCCGGCCCTGGTCGTCGGTCCGTCGACGGAGATCATCGCGGGCAACGGCCGCATCCTGACCGCCGGCGCGATCGACTGTCATGTGCACCTGATCTGTCCGCAGCTCATGGACGAGGCGCTCGGCGGCGGCATCACCACGATCGTCGCCGGCGGTACCGGCCCGGCGGAAGGCAGCAAGGCCACCACCGTCACGCCGGGTTCCTGGCATCTGGCTCGGATGCTGGAATCGCTCGACTCCTGGCCGCTGAACGTGGCGCTGCTCGGCAAGGGAAATACCGTCAGCGCCGAGGCGATGTGGGAGCAGTTGCGCGGTGGCGCAGCGGGATTCAAGCTGCACGAGGACTGGGGCACCACCCCGGCGGCCATCGATGCCTGCCTCACCGTCGCCGAAGCCGCCGGTGTGCAGGTCAACATTCACACCGACACCCTCAACGAAGCCGGGTTCGTCGAGGACACCCTGGCCGCGATCAAGGGCCGCGGCATTCACGCGTATCACACCGAGGGCGCCGGCGGCGGGCACGCACCCGACATCATCACCGTCGCCTCGCACCCGAATGTGCTGCCCAGTTCCACCAACCCGACCCGTCCGCACACGGTCAACACCCTTGATGAGCACCTGGACATGCTCATGGTGTGCCACCACCTCAACCCGAGCGTGCCCGAGGACCTGGCCTTCGCCGAGAGCCGGATCCGGCCGTCGACGATCGCGGCCGAGGACCTGCTGCACGACATCGGGGCCATCTCGATGATCGGCAGCGATTCCCAGGCGATGGGCCGGATCGGTGAGGTGGTGTTGCGGACCTGGCAGACCGCCCATGTGATGAAGCGCAGGCGTGGCGCCCTGGAGGGGGACGGACCGGCCGACAACACTCGCGCCCGCCGGTACGTCGCGAAATACACCATCTGCCCGGCCATCGCGCACGGCCTCGACGACGAGGTCGGGTCGGTGGAGGTCGGCAAGCTCGCGGACCTGGTGTTGTGGGAACCGGCGTTCTTCGGGGTCCGCCCGCACGCGGTACTCAAGGGCGGCATGATCGCCTGGGCCGCGATGGGCGATGCCAACGCCTCGATCCCCACCCCACAGCCGGTGCTGCCGCGGCCGATGTTCGGTGCGGCCCCGGCCGCCGCGGCGGCCACCTCGGTGTACTTCGTCGCGCCGCAGGCGATCGAGGACGGTCTGGCGGACCGGCTCGACATCCGCCGGAAACTGGCCGCGGTCAAGAACGTCAGGCAGGTCGGCAAGGCCCAGATGCCGCTGAACGATGCGCTGCCCCGCATCGAAGTCGAGCCGGACACCTTCACGGTGCGGATCGACGGACAGGTGTGGCCGGAACAACCCGCGGTCGAGCTGCCCATGGCACAGCGATACTTCCTTTTCTAG
- a CDS encoding urease subunit beta: MIPGEIVFGDGDIALNSGAPRLILDVVNTGDRPVQVGSHVHLPQANGALDFDRAAARGYRLDIPAGTAVRFEPGVAQRVSLVPLGGSREVHGISLDPPGRLEVS; this comes from the coding sequence GTGATCCCGGGTGAGATCGTGTTCGGCGATGGTGACATCGCACTCAATTCCGGTGCGCCGCGGTTGATTCTCGACGTGGTCAACACCGGTGACCGGCCGGTGCAGGTCGGCAGTCATGTCCACCTGCCCCAGGCCAACGGTGCGCTGGATTTCGATCGGGCCGCCGCCCGCGGGTATCGGCTCGACATCCCGGCCGGGACCGCGGTTCGCTTCGAACCCGGTGTCGCCCAGCGGGTTTCCCTGGTACCGCTCGGTGGCTCTCGTGAGGTTCACGGCATCAGTCTCGATCCGCCCGGCCGGCTGGAGGTCTCGTGA
- a CDS encoding urease subunit gamma → MRLTPHEQDRLLISYAAELARRRQARGLLLNHPEAVAVITDHLLEGARDGRTVAELMVSGRDVLTRAEVMEGVPEMLHDVQVEATFPDGTKLVTVHHPIA, encoded by the coding sequence ATGCGTTTGACCCCGCATGAGCAGGATCGTCTGCTCATCTCGTATGCCGCGGAACTGGCGCGGCGCAGGCAGGCCCGCGGTCTGCTGCTGAACCATCCCGAGGCCGTCGCGGTGATCACCGATCACCTGTTGGAAGGCGCCCGTGACGGTAGGACGGTCGCCGAGTTGATGGTGAGCGGACGCGATGTGCTGACCCGCGCGGAGGTCATGGAGGGAGTGCCCGAGATGCTGCACGACGTACAGGTCGAGGCCACGTTCCCCGACGGCACCAAGCTGGTCACCGTCCACCACCCGATTGCGTGA
- a CDS encoding PaaI family thioesterase — protein MTTDATERLGQGFDSELGLTYLDLNPDGCRAQLTIHDKLLQPWGIVHGGVYCSIVESLASVSGHVWLTENGGGTVVGVNNNTDFLRAIGTGTVTAVSQPIHRGRRQQLWLITITDENDKLVARGQVRLQNIPE, from the coding sequence GTGACCACTGATGCCACCGAACGCCTCGGCCAAGGATTCGACTCCGAACTGGGTCTGACCTATCTCGACCTCAACCCGGACGGCTGCCGCGCGCAGCTGACGATCCACGACAAGCTGCTGCAGCCGTGGGGGATCGTGCACGGCGGTGTGTACTGCTCGATCGTCGAGAGCCTGGCCAGTGTGTCCGGCCACGTCTGGCTGACGGAGAACGGCGGCGGGACCGTGGTCGGCGTCAACAACAACACCGATTTCCTGCGGGCCATCGGGACAGGGACGGTTACTGCGGTCTCTCAGCCCATCCATCGCGGCCGTCGGCAACAGCTGTGGCTCATCACGATCACCGACGAGAACGACAAGCTCGTGGCTCGCGGCCAGGTTCGACTGCAGAACATCCCGGAGTAG
- a CDS encoding iron reductase codes for MTVLIEDPLIAGMAIERTLPLHESSRRLRELYPECPRVYGVAVVGDLSRRRWWPLAEALSADRLQAMFDAAMAETANRAAVAQQLAATLTHVVVGRVVPLLVLEGRAWDTGLENLWVHVDSEGAIDWVGVVDPTLRGLPEDPSFSDRVARVGSATQDGIVALPSEAALTTWVAHRSHRALEPLFARLVEISDGAISAAAMWHMVGAAVVSAATQVPLLAGSSEVVSMRRGQAVLDALVGFGLPVRGSGRAGKVLLN; via the coding sequence ATGACGGTCTTGATCGAGGATCCGCTGATCGCGGGTATGGCCATCGAGCGGACGCTGCCGCTGCACGAGTCGAGTCGGCGTTTACGTGAGCTGTATCCGGAGTGTCCGCGGGTCTACGGCGTGGCTGTCGTGGGGGATCTGTCGCGCCGGCGGTGGTGGCCGCTGGCCGAGGCGTTGTCGGCCGATCGGCTGCAGGCCATGTTCGACGCCGCGATGGCCGAGACCGCCAATCGGGCCGCCGTCGCCCAGCAGCTGGCGGCGACACTCACGCATGTCGTGGTCGGCCGGGTCGTGCCGCTGCTGGTGCTCGAAGGACGGGCCTGGGATACCGGTCTGGAGAACCTGTGGGTCCACGTCGATTCCGAGGGCGCCATCGACTGGGTCGGCGTCGTCGATCCGACCCTGCGCGGCCTGCCCGAGGATCCGTCCTTCTCCGACCGCGTCGCCCGGGTCGGCAGCGCCACCCAGGACGGGATCGTCGCGCTGCCCAGTGAGGCCGCGCTGACCACCTGGGTGGCCCACCGCAGCCATCGCGCGCTGGAGCCGTTGTTCGCCCGGCTGGTGGAGATCAGCGACGGCGCCATCTCGGCCGCCGCGATGTGGCACATGGTCGGGGCCGCCGTCGTATCCGCGGCCACTCAGGTCCCGCTGCTGGCCGGGTCGAGCGAAGTGGTGAGCATGCGGCGCGGTCAGGCCGTGCTCGATGCGCTGGTCGGGTTCGGTCTACCGGTCCGCGGCTCCGGGCGGGCAGGGAAGGTCTTGTTAAATTAG
- a CDS encoding BlaI/MecI/CopY family transcriptional regulator, with amino-acid sequence MAKLTRLGELEREVMDHLWSAPEPQTVRQVHEALAARRDLAYTTIMTVLQRLAKKNLVVQHRDDRAHRYAPTHGRDELVAGLMVDALDQAADSGSRQAALVHFVERVGVDEARALRRALAELESKHQLPPPAGNSGTA; translated from the coding sequence ATGGCCAAATTGACGCGTCTCGGGGAGCTTGAGCGCGAGGTGATGGACCACCTGTGGTCCGCACCCGAACCCCAAACCGTGCGCCAAGTCCACGAGGCGCTGGCCGCCCGCCGCGACTTGGCCTACACCACGATCATGACCGTGCTGCAGCGACTCGCGAAGAAGAACCTGGTCGTCCAGCACCGCGATGACCGTGCGCATCGCTACGCCCCCACCCACGGCCGCGACGAGCTGGTCGCCGGCCTGATGGTCGACGCCCTCGACCAGGCCGCGGACTCGGGCAGCCGGCAGGCCGCGCTGGTCCACTTCGTCGAAAGAGTCGGCGTCGACGAGGCCCGCGCCCTGCGTCGGGCACTGGCCGAACTGGAGAGCAAGCACCAGCTACCCCCACCGGCTGGTAATTCCGGTACCGCCTGA
- a CDS encoding M56 family metallopeptidase: MSALAFTLVALALVGPVPAVLARAAWPLRAPRAAIVLWQSIALAAVLSAFSAGIAIASRLFVPGPDGRPTATITSEIDALGWPLWLLYVVVFSLTLFIGGRLCVAVIQVAVATRRRRAHHRMMVDLLSKSRDTVPAHLCTARRPLAGDGLRILDVAQPLAYCLPGVRSRVVVSEGTLTTLSDNEVAAILTHERAHLRARHDLVLEMFTAVHAAFPRFVRSASALDAVRLLIELLADDAAVRTAGPTPLARALVACASGRTPKGALAAGGPTTVIRVRRLGGKPNSMVFAATAYLAAVAVLVVPTIAVAVPWLTELHRLFSGLG; this comes from the coding sequence GTGTCCGCGCTGGCCTTCACTCTCGTCGCGCTGGCCCTCGTCGGGCCGGTGCCGGCAGTGTTGGCGCGCGCGGCGTGGCCGCTGCGCGCCCCGCGCGCGGCGATCGTGCTGTGGCAGTCCATCGCACTGGCCGCCGTACTCTCGGCATTCTCGGCCGGCATCGCGATCGCCAGCCGGCTGTTCGTACCCGGCCCCGACGGCCGGCCGACGGCCACCATCACCAGCGAGATCGACGCCCTCGGTTGGCCGTTGTGGCTGCTCTACGTCGTGGTCTTCAGCCTCACCCTGTTCATCGGGGGCCGCCTGTGCGTGGCGGTCATCCAGGTGGCAGTGGCGACCCGCCGCCGCCGCGCCCACCACCGCATGATGGTCGACCTGCTCAGCAAGTCGCGCGACACGGTGCCGGCGCATCTCTGCACCGCGCGCCGCCCACTCGCGGGCGACGGGCTCCGCATCCTCGACGTCGCCCAGCCGCTGGCCTACTGCCTCCCCGGGGTCCGCAGCCGGGTCGTGGTCAGCGAGGGAACACTGACCACGTTGTCGGACAACGAAGTCGCCGCGATCCTCACCCATGAGCGGGCCCATCTGCGGGCTCGTCACGACCTGGTGCTGGAGATGTTCACCGCCGTCCATGCCGCCTTCCCTCGGTTCGTCCGCAGCGCCAGCGCGCTGGATGCCGTGCGGCTGCTGATCGAGCTGCTGGCCGACGACGCCGCGGTACGGACCGCGGGTCCCACTCCCCTGGCCCGGGCGCTGGTGGCGTGCGCGAGTGGCCGCACCCCGAAAGGCGCGCTGGCAGCGGGCGGACCGACCACCGTGATCCGGGTACGGCGCCTGGGCGGTAAGCCCAACAGCATGGTCTTCGCGGCCACCGCCTATCTGGCCGCGGTCGCCGTACTGGTGGTGCCCACCATCGCCGTCGCGGTCCCCTGGCTCACCGAGCTTCACCGCCTGTTCTCCGGCCTCGGATAA
- the gndA gene encoding NADP-dependent phosphogluconate dehydrogenase, whose product MTSSSTPSSTTATAQIGVTGLAVMGSNIARNFARHGYTVALHNRSVAKTDALLADHGSEGKFVRSETIAEFLDALEKPRRVLIMVKAGDPTDAVINELADAMEPGDIIIDGGNALYTDTIRREKAIRERGLHFVGAGISGGEEGALNGPSIMPGGPAESYKSLGPLLEEISAHVDGVPCCTHIGPDGAGHFVKMVHNGIEYSDMQLIGEAYQLLRDGLGKSAPEIADVFAEWNKGELDSYLVEITAEVLRQVDAKTGKPLVDVIVDEAEQKGTGRWTVKSALDLGVPVTGIAEAVFARALSGSVPQRKATVGLASGDLGEKPADAAQFTEDIRQALYASKIIAYAQGFNQIQAGSAEYNWGITPGDMATIWRGGCIIRAKFLNRIKEAFDNNADLPTLIVDPYFRDAIETAIDSWRRVVVTATQLGIPVPGFASALSYYDALRTERLPAALTQGLRDFFGAHTYGRTDAEPGQKFHTLWSGDRSEVQA is encoded by the coding sequence ATGACTTCGTCGAGCACACCGTCGAGCACCACCGCTACTGCGCAGATCGGGGTTACCGGCCTGGCGGTGATGGGTTCGAACATCGCTCGCAACTTCGCTCGGCACGGCTACACCGTCGCCCTGCACAACCGGTCGGTGGCCAAGACCGATGCGCTGCTGGCCGACCACGGCTCGGAAGGCAAGTTCGTCCGCAGCGAGACCATCGCCGAATTCCTTGACGCGCTGGAGAAGCCGCGTCGGGTCCTGATCATGGTCAAGGCCGGCGACCCGACCGATGCGGTGATCAACGAGCTCGCCGACGCCATGGAGCCCGGCGACATCATCATCGACGGCGGCAACGCCCTCTACACCGACACGATCCGCCGCGAGAAGGCGATCCGCGAGCGCGGCCTGCACTTCGTCGGTGCGGGGATCTCCGGCGGCGAGGAAGGCGCGCTCAACGGCCCGTCGATCATGCCCGGCGGCCCCGCCGAGTCCTACAAGTCACTCGGCCCGCTGCTGGAAGAGATCTCCGCGCATGTCGACGGCGTGCCGTGCTGCACCCACATCGGCCCCGACGGAGCCGGGCACTTCGTGAAGATGGTGCACAACGGTATCGAGTACTCCGACATGCAGCTGATCGGCGAGGCCTACCAGCTCCTGCGCGACGGGCTGGGCAAGTCCGCACCCGAGATCGCCGACGTCTTCGCCGAGTGGAACAAGGGCGAGCTGGACAGCTACCTGGTCGAGATCACCGCCGAGGTGCTGCGCCAGGTCGACGCCAAGACCGGCAAGCCGCTGGTGGACGTGATCGTGGACGAGGCCGAGCAGAAGGGCACCGGCCGCTGGACGGTCAAATCCGCGCTGGACCTCGGCGTGCCCGTGACCGGTATCGCCGAGGCGGTGTTTGCCCGCGCCCTGTCGGGGTCAGTGCCGCAGCGCAAGGCCACCGTCGGGCTGGCCTCCGGCGATCTCGGCGAGAAGCCGGCCGACGCGGCACAGTTCACCGAAGACATTCGCCAGGCCCTGTACGCCTCGAAGATCATCGCCTACGCCCAGGGCTTCAACCAGATCCAGGCGGGCAGCGCCGAGTACAACTGGGGCATCACCCCCGGCGACATGGCCACCATCTGGCGTGGCGGCTGCATCATCCGGGCCAAGTTCCTCAACCGGATCAAAGAGGCCTTCGACAACAACGCCGACCTGCCCACCCTGATCGTCGACCCGTACTTCCGCGACGCCATCGAGACGGCGATCGACAGCTGGCGTCGCGTGGTGGTGACGGCCACCCAGCTCGGCATCCCGGTCCCGGGTTTCGCCTCGGCGCTGTCCTACTACGACGCGCTGCGCACCGAGCGGCTGCCCGCGGCACTGACCCAGGGCCTGCGCGACTTCTTCGGCGCCCACACCTACGGACGCACCGACGCCGAGCCCGGCCAGAAGTTCCACACGCTGTGGAGCGGCGACCGCAGCGAAGTCCAGGCGTAA
- a CDS encoding GuaB1 family IMP dehydrogenase-related protein — MRFLHGHIPPYDLTYNDVFVVPGRSDVASRFDVDLSTVDGSGTTIPVVVANMTAVAGRRMAETIARRGGIVVLPQDLPSTVVADTVQFVKSRDLVVDTPVTLSPDDSVSDAAALLHKRAHGAAVVVFEGRPIGLVTEASCVGVDRFARIRDVAVSDFVTAPVGTDPRKVFDLLEHQPIDLAVLTAADGSLAGVLSRTAAVRAGIYTPAVDAAGRLRIAAAVGINGDVGAKARALAEAGADLLVIDTAHGHQVKMLEAIKSVASLDLGLPLAAGNVVSAEGTRDLIEAGASIVKVGVGPGAMCTTRMMTGVGRPQFSAVVECSAAARELGAHVWADGGVRHPRDVALALAAGASNVMIGSWFAGTYESPGDLLHDRDERPYKESYGMASKRAVAARTAGDSPFDRARKALFEEGISSSRMSLDPTRGGVEDLLDHITSGVRSTCTYVGATNLAELHEKVVLGVQSAAGFAEGHPLPTGW; from the coding sequence GTGAGGTTTCTGCACGGACACATCCCGCCATACGACCTGACCTACAACGACGTGTTCGTCGTCCCCGGCCGGTCGGACGTGGCATCCCGGTTCGACGTCGATCTGTCCACCGTCGACGGATCCGGCACCACCATCCCGGTGGTGGTCGCGAACATGACGGCAGTGGCCGGCCGGCGGATGGCCGAGACCATCGCGCGCCGTGGCGGCATCGTGGTGCTGCCCCAGGATCTGCCGAGCACCGTGGTGGCCGACACCGTGCAATTCGTCAAGAGCCGCGATCTGGTGGTGGATACACCCGTGACGCTGAGCCCCGACGATTCGGTGTCCGACGCCGCGGCGCTGCTACACAAGCGGGCGCACGGCGCGGCCGTGGTGGTGTTCGAGGGCCGCCCGATCGGCCTCGTCACCGAGGCCAGCTGCGTCGGGGTGGACCGGTTCGCCCGGATCCGCGACGTCGCGGTGTCCGACTTCGTCACCGCCCCGGTGGGCACCGACCCGCGGAAGGTGTTCGACCTGCTCGAGCACCAGCCGATCGATCTGGCCGTACTCACCGCCGCGGACGGCTCGCTGGCCGGTGTGTTGTCCCGCACCGCCGCGGTGCGGGCCGGGATCTACACCCCCGCCGTCGACGCGGCGGGGCGGCTGCGCATCGCGGCCGCCGTCGGCATCAACGGCGACGTCGGCGCGAAGGCCCGGGCGCTGGCCGAGGCCGGGGCCGACCTGTTGGTCATCGACACCGCCCACGGTCATCAGGTCAAGATGCTCGAAGCCATCAAATCGGTGGCATCGCTGGATCTCGGCCTGCCGCTGGCCGCGGGCAACGTGGTCTCGGCCGAGGGCACCCGGGATCTGATCGAGGCCGGCGCCTCCATCGTGAAGGTCGGGGTCGGGCCCGGCGCGATGTGCACCACCCGGATGATGACCGGAGTCGGCCGTCCACAGTTCTCCGCGGTCGTCGAATGTTCGGCTGCGGCAAGGGAACTCGGCGCCCACGTGTGGGCGGACGGCGGCGTTCGGCATCCGCGTGACGTGGCACTGGCGCTGGCGGCCGGCGCATCCAACGTGATGATCGGTTCCTGGTTCGCCGGAACCTACGAGTCACCCGGGGACCTGCTGCACGACCGTGACGAGCGACCCTACAAAGAGAGCTACGGCATGGCTTCCAAGCGGGCGGTGGCCGCCCGCACCGCCGGGGACAGCCCGTTCGACCGGGCCCGCAAGGCGCTGTTCGAGGAGGGCATCTCGTCCTCGCGGATGAGTCTGGACCCGACCCGCGGCGGTGTCGAGGACCTGCTCGATCACATCACCTCGGGGGTCCGCAGCACCTGCACCTACGTCGGCGCCACGAACCTGGCCGAACTGCACGAGAAGGTGGTGCTCGGCGTGCAATCGGCCGCCGGTTTCGCCGAAGGCCATCCCCTGCCGACAGGCTGGTAA
- a CDS encoding hemolysin family protein, which produces MSADVVLSLLSLLAIVVLTLGTAVFVAAEFSLTALERSTVEANARTGDRRDQLVRRAHRTLSFQLSGAQVGISITTLATGYLAEPVVGSLIRPGLDVIGIPANVAAGLSLFLAVLIATSLSMVFGELVPKNLAVARPVPTARAAAPFQLLFSMLFTPVIKLTNGTANWILRRLGIEPAEELRSARSAQELASLVRNSARSGSLDASTALLVHRSLQFGERTAEELMTPRSKIEVLDAGDSVADLMSAAIRTGFSRFPIVEGDLDETIGVVHVKQVFTVPRQERDRTRLAALALPVATVPSTLDGDAVMTQIRANGLQTALVVDEYGGTAGMVTVEDLIEEIVGDVRDEHDDATPDVVAAGAGWQVSGLLRIDEVASSTGFRAPEGEYETIGGLVLQELGHIPETGEAVELTAFDPDADPDNPPRWLATVVRMDGRRIDLLELTNLDGGEHNHG; this is translated from the coding sequence ATGTCCGCCGATGTGGTCCTCTCCTTGCTGTCGCTCCTCGCGATCGTCGTGCTCACCCTCGGCACCGCGGTGTTCGTGGCGGCCGAGTTCTCCCTGACCGCCCTCGAGCGCAGCACCGTCGAGGCCAACGCCCGCACCGGTGACCGTCGCGACCAACTCGTCCGTCGCGCCCACCGCACGTTGTCCTTCCAGCTGTCCGGAGCCCAGGTCGGCATCTCGATCACCACGCTGGCCACCGGCTATCTGGCCGAACCGGTGGTCGGGTCCCTGATTCGGCCCGGGCTGGACGTCATCGGCATCCCGGCCAACGTCGCCGCCGGCTTGTCGCTGTTCCTCGCGGTGCTCATCGCGACGTCGTTGTCGATGGTGTTCGGCGAACTGGTGCCCAAGAACCTGGCCGTGGCCCGTCCGGTGCCGACGGCCCGCGCGGCGGCACCGTTCCAGTTGCTGTTCTCGATGCTGTTCACCCCGGTGATCAAACTGACCAACGGCACGGCCAACTGGATCCTGCGCCGCCTGGGTATCGAGCCGGCCGAGGAACTGCGCTCGGCACGCTCGGCCCAGGAATTGGCGTCGCTGGTGCGCAACTCCGCGCGCAGTGGCTCGCTCGACGCGTCCACGGCGCTGCTCGTGCACCGGTCGTTGCAGTTCGGTGAGCGGACCGCCGAGGAGCTGATGACCCCGCGCTCCAAGATCGAGGTCCTCGACGCCGGTGATTCGGTGGCCGATCTGATGTCCGCCGCGATCCGGACCGGGTTCTCCCGGTTCCCGATCGTCGAGGGTGACCTCGACGAGACCATCGGCGTGGTCCACGTCAAGCAGGTGTTCACCGTTCCCCGCCAGGAGCGGGACCGCACCCGGTTGGCCGCGTTGGCACTGCCCGTGGCGACTGTGCCGTCCACGCTCGACGGCGATGCCGTGATGACCCAGATCCGCGCGAACGGCTTGCAGACGGCGCTCGTGGTCGACGAATACGGGGGCACCGCGGGCATGGTGACGGTCGAAGATCTGATCGAGGAGATCGTGGGCGACGTCCGCGACGAGCACGACGACGCCACCCCGGATGTGGTGGCGGCCGGTGCCGGCTGGCAGGTGTCCGGGCTGCTGCGCATCGACGAGGTCGCCTCGAGCACCGGATTCCGGGCTCCCGAAGGCGAATACGAGACGATCGGCGGGCTCGTCCTGCAGGAGCTCGGACACATACCGGAGACCGGCGAGGCCGTGGAACTGACCGCGTTCGATCCCGACGCCGACCCCGACAATCCACCCCGATGGCTGGCCACCGTGGTGCGCATGGACGGCCGCCGGATCGACCTGCTCGAGCTGACCAACCTCGACGGTGGGGAGCACAACCATGGGTGA